One part of the Vitis riparia cultivar Riparia Gloire de Montpellier isolate 1030 chromosome 6, EGFV_Vit.rip_1.0, whole genome shotgun sequence genome encodes these proteins:
- the LOC117915645 gene encoding pentatricopeptide repeat-containing protein At1g62350 isoform X1 — translation MWRWTRDLVRTSPSRIAALPQPSLKTLDSQYPFHRCAYRSASRPSLSIWRRKKEMGKEGLIAAKELKRLRSDPVRFDRFMRSSVSRLLRSDLVSVLAEFQRQDQVFLSMKVLHTMGWCTCFGLVELYDVVRKEIWYRPDMYFYRDMLMMLARNKKVDETKRVWEDLKREEVLFDQHTFGDIVRAFLDGGLPSEAMDIYEEMRRSPDPPLSLPYRVILKGLLPYPELREKVKDDFLELFPGMIVYDPPEDLFEDEDGRTESEDD, via the exons ATGTGGCGATGGACACGAGATCTCGTGCGGACAAGTCCATCCAGAATCGCTGCACTCCCACAACCTTCTCTGAAAACCCTAGATTCCCAGTACCCATTCCACCGTTGCGCCTACCGGTCGGCCTCCCGGCCGAGTTTGTCGATATGGAGACGCAAGAAAGAGATGGGCAAAGAAGGCCTGATAGCGGCCAAAGAACTCAAGAGGCTCCGGTCCGACCCGGTCCGGTTTGATCGGTTCATGCGATCCTCCGTTTCTCGACTCCTCCGATCCGACCTTGTCTCCGTTCTCGCTGAGTTCCAGAGACAAGACCAGGTCTTCCTCTCTATGAAG GTATTACACACCATGGGATGGTGCACCTGTTTTGGATTAGTTGAG TTATATGATGTGGTGCGAAAAGAAATATGGTACCGGCCAGATATGTACTTCTACAGGGACATGCTAATGATGCtagcaagaaacaaaaaggtGGATGAAACAAAGCGGGTTTGGGAGGATCTTAAGAGAGAGGAGGTTCTGTTTGATCAGCATACTTTTGGAGACATTGTCAGGGCCTTCTTAGATGGTGGATTGCCATCAGAGGCAATGGACATATATGAGGAAATGAGGCGATCTCCTGATCCCCCATTATCTTTGCCCTATCGAGTTATATTAAAAGGTCTCCTTCCATACCCAGAATTGAGGGAGAAGGTGAAGGATGACTTCTTGGAGCTTTTCCCTGGTATGATTGTGTATGACCCACCTGAAGATTtgtttgaagatgaagatggcAGGACAGAGAGTGAAGATGATTGA
- the LOC117917151 gene encoding pentatricopeptide repeat-containing protein At4g28010 codes for MVLKPLFKPHLHPHLPSQSLYLCFNLFSSSIPIPISPNDLETQLRSLCQKPNSQFTEAVSLFHSALDFNLLPSWATCNFLVDALARSRNYGLAFSVYRRMTHVDVLPSFGSLSALIECFADAQKPQLGFGVVGLVLKRGFTVNVFIMNIVLKGLCRNGGVFEAMGLIREMGRKSVSPDIVSYNTLINGLCKAKKLKEAVGLLLEMEAAGCFPNSVTYTTLMDGLCKDGRMDEAMELLEAMKKKGFDVDVVLYSTLISGFCNNGNLDRGKELFDEMLGKGISANVVTYSCLVHGLCRVGQWKEANTMLNAMAEHGIHPDVVTYTGLIDGLCKDGRAKNAMDLLNLMVEKGEEPSNVTYNVLLSGLCKEGLVIDAFKILRMMIEKGKKADVVTYNTLMKGLCDKGKVDEALKLFNSMFDNENCLEPNVFTFNMLIGGLCKEGHLARAVKIHRKMVKKGSCGNLVTYNMLLGGCLKAGKIKEAMELWKQVLDLGFVPNSFTYSILIDGFCKMRMLNIAKGLFCEMRTHGLNPALFDYNTLMASLCKEGSLEQAKSLFQEMRNANCEPDIISFNTMIDGTLKAGDFQFVKELQTEMVEMGLRPDALTFSTLINRLSKLGELDEAKSALERMVASGFTPDALVYDSLLKGLSSKGDTMEIINLLHQMAAKGIVLDRKIVSTILTCLCHSIQEVDVMELLPTFFQGTSEGASISCNELLMQLHKSHPKLQLHPF; via the coding sequence atggttctcaaaccaTTATTCAAGCCTCATCTCCACCCCCATCTACCATCCCAGTCTCTATACCTCTGCTTCAATCTCTTCTCCTCTTCAATACCAATTCCCATTTCGCCGAATGACTTAGAAACGCAACTCAGGTCCCTCTGTCAAAAGCCCAACTCCCAATTCACCGAAGCCGTCTCGCTTTTCCACTCTGCACTCGATTTCAACCTTTTGCCTTCATGGGCAACCTGCAATTTCCTTGTTGATGCACTAGCAAGGTCGAGAAACTATGGATTGGCTTTTTCGGTTTACAGGAGGATGACCCATGTTGATGTTTTGCCTAGTTTTGGGTCATTGAGTGCTTTAATTGAATGTTTTGCGGATGCCCAGAAGCCCCAATTAGGATTTGGGGTTGTGGGGTTGGTATTAAAGCGTGGCTTTACTGTCAATGTGTTCATTATGAATATTGTCTTGAAGGGTTTGTGTCGAAATGGTGGGGTTTTTGAGGCCATGGGGCTCATTCGtgaaatgggaagaaaaagTGTCTCGCCTGACATTGTTAGTTATAACACGCTCATAAATGGACTTTGCAAGGCGAAGAAATTGAAAGAAGCAGTTGGTTTGTTGCTTGAAATGGAGGCGGCAGGGTGTTTTCCTAATTCAGTTACATACACCACTTTAATGGATGGTCTTTGTAAGGATGGTAGAATGGATGAAGCCATGGAATTGTTGGAGGCGATGAAGAAGAAGGGTTTTGATGTGGATGTTGTTTTGTATAGTACTCTTATAAGTGGTTTTTGCAATAACGGAAATCTTGATAGGGGGAAAGAGCTTTTTGATGAGATGTTGGGAAAAGGAATTTCAGCTAATGTGGTAACTTATAGTTGTTTGGTGCATGGTCTGTGTAGGGTGGGACAATGGAAAGAAGCCAACACCATGCTGAATGCTATGGCAGAACATGGGATCCATCCTGATGTTGTTACTTATACAGGTTTAATTGATGGGCTTTGTAAAGATGGAAGAGCTAAAAATGCTATGGACCTATTGAATTTAATGGTAGAGAAGGGTGAAGAGCCTAGTAATGTAACATATAATGTTCTACTTAGTGGACTGTGTAAGGAAGGCCTGGTGATTgatgcttttaaaattttaagaatgatGATTGAAAAGGGGAAGAAGGCTGATGTGGTTACTTACAATACATTGATGAAGGGACTTTGTGATAAAGGGAAGGTTGATGAGGCTTTAAAGCTTTTCAATTCGATGTTCGATAATGAGAACTGTCTTGAGCCAAATGTATTTACatttaacatgctaattggtgGGTTATGCAAGGAAGGTCATCTAGCAAGGGCTGTAAAGATTCATCGCAAGATGGTCAAGAAGGGAAGCTGTGGTAATTTGGTAACTTACAATATGCTACTTGGGGGGTGTTTAAAGGCAGGGAAGATCAAAGAAGCTATGGAACTTTGGAAACAAGTGCTTGACTTGGGATTTGTTCCAAACTCATTTACTTACAGTATCCTTATCGATGGCTTCTGTAAAATGCGGATGCTTAACATTGCAAAGGGACTTTTTTGTGAAATGAGAACTCATGGGCTTAACCCTGCATTGTTTGACTATAACACATTGATGGCCTCCTTGTGCAAGGAGGGTAGTTTGGAGCAAGCGAAGAGTTTGTTTCAAGAGATGAGGAATGCAAATTGTGAACCAGATATCATTTCATTTAATACAATGATTGATGGAACCCTAAAAGCAGGTGATTTTCAATTTGTCAAAGAATTACAAACGGAGATGGTCGAAATGGGTTTGAGACCAGATGCTTTGACCTTTTCAACACTAATAAATAGGCTGTCCAAATTAGGAGAGTTGGATGAGGCTAAAAGTGCTTTGGAAAGAATGGTTGCTTCTGGATTTACACCTGATGCCTTGGTGTATGATTCTTTACTGAAAGGATTGAGTTCAAAAGGTGACACCATGGAAATCATCAATTTGCTTCATCAAATGGCGGCCAAGGGAATTGTTCTTGACCGAAAAATAGTTTCTACTATCTTGACGTGTCTCTGTCATAGCATCCAAGAAGTTGATGTAATGGAGCTTTTACCAACCTTTTTTCAAGGAACGTCAGAAGGAGCAAGCATATCGTGCAATGAATTGCTGATGCAACTCCATAAGTCTCATCCCAAGCTTCAATTACATCCTTTTTAG
- the LOC117915645 gene encoding pentatricopeptide repeat-containing protein At1g62350 isoform X3, translating to MGWCTCFGLVELYDVVRKEIWYRPDMYFYRDMLMMLARNKKVDETKRVWEDLKREEVLFDQHTFGDIVRAFLDGGLPSEAMDIYEEMRRSPDPPLSLPYRVILKGLLPYPELREKVKDDFLELFPGMIVYDPPEDLFEDEDGRTESEDD from the exons ATGGGATGGTGCACCTGTTTTGGATTAGTTGAG TTATATGATGTGGTGCGAAAAGAAATATGGTACCGGCCAGATATGTACTTCTACAGGGACATGCTAATGATGCtagcaagaaacaaaaaggtGGATGAAACAAAGCGGGTTTGGGAGGATCTTAAGAGAGAGGAGGTTCTGTTTGATCAGCATACTTTTGGAGACATTGTCAGGGCCTTCTTAGATGGTGGATTGCCATCAGAGGCAATGGACATATATGAGGAAATGAGGCGATCTCCTGATCCCCCATTATCTTTGCCCTATCGAGTTATATTAAAAGGTCTCCTTCCATACCCAGAATTGAGGGAGAAGGTGAAGGATGACTTCTTGGAGCTTTTCCCTGGTATGATTGTGTATGACCCACCTGAAGATTtgtttgaagatgaagatggcAGGACAGAGAGTGAAGATGATTGA
- the LOC117915645 gene encoding pentatricopeptide repeat-containing protein At1g62350 isoform X2, translating to MWRWTRDLVRTSPSRIAALPQPSLKTLDSQYPFHRCAYRSASRPSLSIWRRKKEMGKEGLIAAKELKRLRSDPVRFDRFMRSSVSRLLRSDLVSVLAEFQRQDQVFLSMKLYDVVRKEIWYRPDMYFYRDMLMMLARNKKVDETKRVWEDLKREEVLFDQHTFGDIVRAFLDGGLPSEAMDIYEEMRRSPDPPLSLPYRVILKGLLPYPELREKVKDDFLELFPGMIVYDPPEDLFEDEDGRTESEDD from the exons ATGTGGCGATGGACACGAGATCTCGTGCGGACAAGTCCATCCAGAATCGCTGCACTCCCACAACCTTCTCTGAAAACCCTAGATTCCCAGTACCCATTCCACCGTTGCGCCTACCGGTCGGCCTCCCGGCCGAGTTTGTCGATATGGAGACGCAAGAAAGAGATGGGCAAAGAAGGCCTGATAGCGGCCAAAGAACTCAAGAGGCTCCGGTCCGACCCGGTCCGGTTTGATCGGTTCATGCGATCCTCCGTTTCTCGACTCCTCCGATCCGACCTTGTCTCCGTTCTCGCTGAGTTCCAGAGACAAGACCAGGTCTTCCTCTCTATGAAG TTATATGATGTGGTGCGAAAAGAAATATGGTACCGGCCAGATATGTACTTCTACAGGGACATGCTAATGATGCtagcaagaaacaaaaaggtGGATGAAACAAAGCGGGTTTGGGAGGATCTTAAGAGAGAGGAGGTTCTGTTTGATCAGCATACTTTTGGAGACATTGTCAGGGCCTTCTTAGATGGTGGATTGCCATCAGAGGCAATGGACATATATGAGGAAATGAGGCGATCTCCTGATCCCCCATTATCTTTGCCCTATCGAGTTATATTAAAAGGTCTCCTTCCATACCCAGAATTGAGGGAGAAGGTGAAGGATGACTTCTTGGAGCTTTTCCCTGGTATGATTGTGTATGACCCACCTGAAGATTtgtttgaagatgaagatggcAGGACAGAGAGTGAAGATGATTGA